A genomic region of Candidatus Delongbacteria bacterium contains the following coding sequences:
- a CDS encoding adenylate/guanylate cyclase domain-containing protein, whose amino-acid sequence MIGQQRAESAWKEALLFARLLKILHGSPIASTGVLFALGMLLIFGNMLYLSDRINKKLTLKYVETYVQSLEKVHSMYSSEVVARLRDLGIKPINDYRNHEGAIPFPATFSIELAEAMTNPELGITNRLYSDYPFAYRTDGGPRDEFESLALATLRFAEDKTQPFIRFETVNGRKSMRYGKALVMEQSCVDCHNSHPQSTKHDWKVGDVRGVREVIFPVGATHQAAWSEWGVTVAVMLVITIVGLGILFLVINALRASIALLSNTNAAYGRFVPHEFLGYLKKQTIVDVQLSDSVQKQMTVLFSDIRNFTQLSEHMTPEENFAFVNSYFGAMGPVVRKNKGFIDKYFGDGMMALFDDANDAVRAAIEMQATLDQYNRDPSRSGPGTDALRIGIGVHKGLLRLGTIGERNRMDGTVISDAVNLSARIESLTKYYGIEILITDSIMRGIENPGKLPIRLIDKVKVKGRQEPTTIHEIFSGDPEPIKSLKIKLKTEFEQAIALYQVSEFEKAIVLFRRYLDQLPGDRPAQLYLERCERFLSVGVPADWDGTFVIDVK is encoded by the coding sequence GTGATCGGACAGCAACGTGCCGAGAGTGCCTGGAAGGAGGCCCTGTTGTTCGCCAGACTGTTGAAGATCCTGCATGGATCCCCGATCGCCTCCACGGGCGTGTTGTTCGCGCTTGGCATGCTGCTGATCTTCGGGAACATGCTCTACCTGTCCGATCGCATCAACAAGAAGCTGACCCTGAAGTACGTGGAGACCTATGTCCAGTCGCTGGAGAAGGTGCATTCCATGTATTCTTCCGAGGTTGTCGCACGCCTGCGCGACCTGGGCATCAAACCCATCAATGACTATCGCAACCACGAGGGCGCGATTCCCTTCCCGGCAACCTTCAGCATCGAGCTGGCGGAAGCCATGACCAACCCTGAGCTGGGCATCACCAATCGCCTCTACAGCGACTATCCCTTCGCCTACCGGACCGACGGCGGTCCCCGGGATGAGTTCGAAAGCCTGGCGCTGGCGACCCTGCGTTTCGCGGAGGACAAGACACAGCCCTTCATTCGCTTCGAGACGGTCAATGGCCGCAAGTCCATGCGCTACGGCAAGGCGCTGGTGATGGAGCAGAGCTGCGTCGACTGCCACAACAGCCATCCCCAGAGCACGAAACACGACTGGAAGGTCGGGGACGTGCGCGGTGTCCGCGAGGTCATTTTCCCCGTGGGAGCCACGCATCAGGCGGCCTGGTCCGAATGGGGCGTCACGGTGGCCGTGATGCTCGTGATCACCATCGTCGGGCTGGGAATCCTGTTTCTGGTGATCAACGCGCTGCGGGCCTCGATCGCGCTGCTGTCGAATACCAACGCTGCCTATGGGCGTTTCGTGCCCCACGAATTCCTGGGGTACCTGAAGAAACAGACCATCGTGGACGTGCAGCTGAGTGACAGCGTGCAGAAACAGATGACCGTGCTGTTCTCCGACATCCGCAATTTCACCCAGCTGTCCGAGCACATGACGCCCGAGGAGAACTTCGCCTTCGTCAATTCCTACTTCGGTGCCATGGGCCCCGTGGTGCGCAAGAACAAAGGCTTCATTGACAAGTACTTCGGCGACGGCATGATGGCCCTCTTCGACGACGCCAACGACGCGGTGCGGGCTGCGATCGAGATGCAGGCCACCCTGGACCAGTACAATCGTGATCCGTCCCGAAGCGGCCCCGGGACAGACGCTCTGCGTATCGGCATCGGTGTGCACAAGGGCCTGCTGAGGCTGGGCACCATCGGCGAGCGCAACCGCATGGACGGCACCGTGATCAGCGACGCCGTGAACCTGTCGGCGCGCATCGAGAGTCTCACGAAATACTATGGCATCGAGATCCTGATCACCGATTCCATCATGCGCGGGATCGAGAACCCGGGCAAGCTGCCGATCCGGCTGATCGACAAGGTCAAGGTCAAGGGACGCCAGGAGCCCACCACGATCCACGAGATCTTCAGCGGTGATCCGGAACCGATCAAGTCCCTGAAGATCAAGCTGAAGACCGAGTTCGAGCAGGCCATCGCCCTGTATCAGGTCAGCGAGTTCGAGAAGGCCATCGTGCTCTTCAGGCGCTACCTGGACCAGCTGCCCGGCGACCGCCCCGCCCAGCTCTATCTGGAACGCTGCGAACGCTTTCTGAGCGTCGGAGTCCCCGCGGACTGGGATGGCACCTTCGTGATCGATGTGAAATAG
- a CDS encoding GNAT family N-acetyltransferase, translating to MTSITEIRECEITARQHAQLADLRNASFPDHQKQRSYYKQLPHARLIAHDGDTLVGQLGIDHRVISVGGNALTIFGVIDVCVRDTARSRGIGSSLLVRCLERASACGIDYVILLADDQRLYRSHGFVSVHATCAWLRIDEFRSLGMAVEPLGGELMIKRTGHKEWPEGLVDFLGYLF from the coding sequence ATGACCAGCATCACCGAGATTCGTGAGTGCGAGATCACTGCCCGACAGCATGCGCAGCTTGCCGACCTGCGAAACGCCTCATTTCCTGATCACCAGAAGCAACGATCGTATTACAAGCAGTTACCGCACGCCCGGCTGATCGCCCATGACGGCGATACGCTGGTGGGCCAGCTGGGCATCGACCATCGCGTGATCAGTGTGGGCGGGAACGCACTGACGATCTTCGGCGTGATCGATGTGTGTGTCAGGGACACGGCCCGCTCCCGTGGCATCGGCAGCTCATTGCTGGTACGCTGTCTGGAACGGGCCAGCGCCTGCGGAATCGACTATGTGATCCTGCTGGCCGACGACCAGCGACTGTACCGGTCCCACGGGTTCGTGAGCGTGCATGCGACGTGCGCCTGGCTTCGCATCGATGAGTTCCGCAGTCTGGGAATGGCCGTTGAGCCGCTCGGGGGAGAGCTGATGATCAAGCGAACAGGCCACAAGGAATGGCCTGAAGGCCTGGTGGATTTCCTCGGTTACCTGTTCTAG
- a CDS encoding methyltransferase domain-containing protein: MSQYVFDQKAVSQLEIMYRTRDVLRRRRLVREALAARAGERVLDLGCGPGFYTAELLAEVGTHGTVVGVDTSAPMLEAAASRCEGLGGASFLQGNATALDLEDSSFDRALCVQVLEHVGNVPAALAELHRVLRPGGRVLIWDVDWSTLSWYSTDPERMQRMCRAWDLHLAHPSLPSSLAPALRATGFGEIRAEGHAFVTTELDFETYGGNVLQRVEHYLAGRDDIDQSDVAAWAEEQHELGAQGRFFFAIIQFCFTALRTH, encoded by the coding sequence ATGAGCCAGTACGTGTTTGACCAGAAGGCCGTGTCGCAACTTGAGATCATGTACAGAACGCGTGACGTGCTCCGCCGTCGCCGCTTGGTCCGCGAAGCCCTTGCCGCCCGGGCCGGGGAGCGAGTGCTGGACCTTGGCTGCGGCCCGGGTTTCTACACCGCGGAACTGCTCGCGGAGGTCGGCACCCATGGCACGGTGGTGGGTGTGGACACCAGCGCCCCGATGCTTGAGGCAGCGGCCAGCCGTTGCGAAGGGCTGGGAGGCGCGTCCTTCCTGCAGGGAAACGCCACCGCGCTGGACCTCGAGGACTCCAGCTTCGACCGTGCGCTCTGCGTGCAGGTGCTCGAGCATGTGGGCAACGTGCCGGCGGCACTGGCCGAGCTTCATCGTGTGCTCCGTCCGGGCGGACGGGTGCTGATCTGGGACGTGGACTGGTCCACCCTGTCCTGGTACTCCACCGATCCTGAGCGCATGCAGCGGATGTGTCGTGCCTGGGACCTCCATCTTGCGCATCCCTCGCTGCCGAGCAGCCTGGCACCCGCACTGCGCGCCACGGGGTTCGGGGAGATCCGCGCCGAGGGGCACGCCTTCGTGACGACCGAACTTGACTTCGAGACCTACGGCGGAAATGTGCTGCAGCGAGTCGAGCACTATCTCGCGGGGCGCGACGACATCGATCAGTCCGATGTCGCGGCCTGGGCCGAGGAGCAGCACGAGCTTGGCGCGCAGGGAAGGTTCTTCTTCGCCATCATCCAGTTCTGTTTCACGGCGCTCCGCACCCATTGA
- a CDS encoding SRPBCC domain-containing protein, translated as MEPTDTRSDSRSRFLSATPEQVFAAISDPERVARWWGPDGFTNTIHQFDFTVGGTWRLTMHGPDGTHYPNECRFTRVVSNQLFEIEHLNGHHFVLTIELEPRDGGTHVKWLQTFDTAEHYRKLAQFIAVANEQNLERLAAEVSNGRHAR; from the coding sequence ATGGAACCAACCGACACACGCAGCGATTCAAGGTCCAGGTTTCTCTCCGCAACCCCGGAGCAGGTCTTTGCCGCCATCAGCGATCCTGAGCGGGTCGCCCGCTGGTGGGGCCCGGACGGATTCACGAACACGATTCATCAGTTCGATTTCACCGTCGGCGGAACCTGGCGTCTGACCATGCACGGTCCCGATGGTACGCACTACCCGAACGAGTGCCGTTTCACGAGGGTCGTCAGCAACCAGCTTTTCGAGATCGAGCATCTGAATGGGCATCACTTCGTGCTCACCATCGAGCTTGAGCCCAGGGATGGCGGCACCCATGTCAAGTGGTTGCAGACTTTCGACACGGCAGAACACTACCGGAAATTGGCTCAGTTCATTGCCGTGGCCAACGAGCAGAATCTGGAGCGACTTGCCGCTGAAGTCTCGAATGGGCGGCATGCCCGCTGA
- a CDS encoding NAD(P)-dependent alcohol dehydrogenase, whose product MRAITYSRYGPPEVLQLRTVDRPVPGDDEVLIKVQAVEVTKSDCEMRSFRYALKWFWLPLRLALGVRRPRRRILGAYFSGVIESMGKNVSRFSVGDQVFGASRFRLGAYGEYLALPADYTIVAKPQNMSFAEAAAVPLGGMNALHFMRRAQVQPGEKVLINGAGGSIGAHAVQIARSMGAQVTAVDSAIKREFLTRLGADHFVDYTTEEFLADGQRYDVIFDMVPGSPYGACIKALNPKGRYLSGNPGLAVMCRSVLTSLFSDRTATFAFAAETEEELSTLRRMIEEGSLRSILDRVYPMELAAEAHHRVETEERTGAVVIAIGDLP is encoded by the coding sequence ATGAGAGCCATCACATATTCGCGCTATGGCCCCCCCGAGGTTCTCCAGCTCAGGACCGTGGACCGGCCTGTGCCCGGTGACGACGAGGTCCTGATCAAGGTGCAGGCCGTTGAAGTCACGAAATCCGACTGTGAGATGCGGAGCTTCAGATATGCGCTCAAATGGTTCTGGCTGCCCCTGAGGTTGGCCCTGGGAGTGCGAAGGCCACGGCGCCGGATACTGGGCGCCTATTTCTCCGGCGTGATCGAGTCCATGGGAAAGAATGTCAGCAGGTTCTCGGTCGGCGATCAGGTTTTCGGGGCCTCACGGTTCCGGCTGGGGGCCTATGGAGAATACCTGGCCCTGCCGGCGGACTATACGATTGTCGCCAAGCCCCAAAACATGAGCTTCGCGGAAGCCGCGGCGGTGCCTCTTGGGGGGATGAACGCCCTGCATTTCATGCGACGCGCTCAAGTCCAGCCGGGGGAAAAGGTGCTGATCAACGGGGCCGGTGGCAGCATCGGTGCCCATGCCGTGCAGATTGCCAGGTCCATGGGGGCACAGGTCACCGCCGTGGACAGCGCCATCAAGCGTGAGTTTCTGACCCGACTGGGCGCCGACCACTTCGTGGATTACACCACGGAAGAATTCCTGGCGGACGGTCAACGGTATGATGTCATCTTCGACATGGTTCCCGGAAGCCCGTATGGGGCCTGCATCAAGGCCCTCAATCCCAAGGGGCGCTATCTGTCGGGCAATCCCGGCCTCGCGGTGATGTGTCGCTCGGTTCTGACTTCACTCTTCAGCGACCGGACGGCCACATTCGCCTTTGCCGCGGAGACCGAGGAAGAATTGTCGACTCTCAGGCGGATGATCGAGGAAGGCAGCCTCCGCTCGATTCTGGATCGGGTCTATCCCATGGAACTGGCGGCGGAGGCGCACCATCGTGTCGAGACCGAGGAACGCACGGGCGCGGTCGTGATCGCGATCGGAGATTTGCCGTGA
- a CDS encoding HlyC/CorC family transporter codes for MLVLAASAGAAATSTESFQNGSAADVTLLLVYVFSALLLSFLCSIAEAVLLSLTPSYIEAQRDKRPRYAARLRRMKQDNLDQSLAAILTLNTIAHTVGAIGAGAKAAVVFGSAWFGLFSALMTLGILFLSEILPKTIGALHWSKFVAPTALFVRILIVILYPLVWISEKLTKSISHGKAVHVFSRDEFIAMARVGENSGYVKNSESRIIQSLFRFGDLKVTDIMTPCSVMTAVQEDQDLAEGLEIITQKPFSRLPLYNKDIDDITGFVLRADILLANAQDRSQEPVKSLKREIHTVPGTVSLTTLLERLIKERQHIAIVVNEYGGTEGLVTLEDLLETLIGVEIVDEMDKVEDMRALARELWVKRAKSLGHDVENTGE; via the coding sequence ATGCTGGTGCTGGCAGCGTCCGCCGGCGCGGCAGCCACGAGCACTGAATCGTTCCAGAACGGCAGCGCTGCCGATGTCACCTTGCTGTTGGTCTATGTGTTCTCGGCCTTGTTGTTGTCATTTCTCTGCTCGATCGCCGAAGCCGTGCTCCTGAGCCTGACACCTTCCTACATCGAGGCGCAGCGTGACAAACGCCCCCGATATGCGGCGCGGCTCAGGAGAATGAAGCAGGACAATCTGGACCAATCGCTCGCCGCCATTCTGACACTCAACACGATCGCCCACACGGTCGGTGCCATCGGAGCCGGCGCGAAAGCCGCTGTCGTGTTCGGAAGCGCCTGGTTCGGCCTGTTTTCCGCGCTGATGACCCTGGGCATCCTGTTCCTGTCCGAGATTCTTCCCAAGACCATCGGCGCGCTCCATTGGTCAAAATTCGTGGCGCCAACGGCTCTGTTCGTGAGAATCCTGATCGTGATCCTCTATCCGCTCGTCTGGATCTCCGAGAAACTGACCAAGTCGATTTCCCATGGAAAGGCCGTGCATGTCTTCAGCCGGGACGAGTTCATCGCCATGGCGCGTGTCGGCGAGAACTCCGGATACGTCAAGAACAGCGAGTCCCGGATCATCCAGAGTCTATTCCGCTTTGGGGATTTGAAGGTGACCGACATCATGACTCCATGCAGCGTGATGACAGCGGTGCAGGAAGATCAGGATCTGGCGGAAGGACTGGAGATCATCACCCAGAAGCCCTTCTCGCGCTTGCCGCTGTACAACAAGGACATCGACGACATCACAGGTTTTGTACTCAGAGCGGACATTCTGCTGGCCAATGCGCAGGACCGAAGCCAGGAGCCTGTCAAGTCATTGAAGCGCGAGATTCATACAGTGCCCGGCACGGTGTCGCTGACCACACTGCTGGAGCGCCTCATCAAGGAGCGGCAGCACATCGCCATCGTCGTCAATGAGTATGGCGGGACAGAAGGCCTTGTGACACTCGAAGATCTTCTCGAGACCCTGATCGGCGTTGAAATCGTTGACGAAATGGACAAGGTCGAAGACATGCGGGCCCTGGCCAGGGAGTTGTGGGTGAAGCGTGCCAAAAGTCTTGGCCATGATGTTGAGAATACCGGAGAGTGA
- a CDS encoding VOC family protein, whose translation MTNPVCYVEMPVTDLDRAIAFYGAVFGCTFERAVVDGNEMALFPADPTGTGVSGALACGESYLPGRQGARVYFRVDDVADALGRAVAAGGRELYPPTTVPGNGNVAEFEDSEGNCVAVFAAVR comes from the coding sequence ATGACGAATCCGGTGTGCTACGTGGAGATGCCCGTCACGGACCTGGACCGGGCGATCGCGTTCTATGGGGCGGTCTTCGGCTGCACGTTCGAACGGGCGGTCGTGGACGGCAACGAGATGGCCTTGTTCCCGGCCGATCCAACCGGCACGGGGGTATCGGGCGCGCTGGCATGCGGCGAGAGTTATCTGCCCGGCCGTCAGGGAGCACGGGTGTACTTCCGGGTGGATGACGTGGCTGACGCGCTGGGTCGGGCGGTGGCAGCCGGCGGGCGCGAGCTGTACCCGCCGACGACCGTGCCGGGGAACGGCAATGTGGCCGAGTTCGAGGACAGCGAGGGCAACTGCGTGGCCGTATTCGCTGCCGTGAGGTGA
- a CDS encoding DUF3473 domain-containing protein has translation MPNPEQRLTHAFSVDVEEWYHPLRFFQKTDGYGPSRLWLGLERLLALLDEHGTKGTFFWIADVAVACPEALRLVAEQGHEIACHSYSHEHMIYHQTPAEFKADTERAMKTLQDISGVEVRGFRAPCFSITARSLWAFDILGELGFDFDSSVFPVHNWRYGIPGFRETPNMVGDTHPLLEIPLSVRKVAGVNIPAGGGAYFRIYPYWLTAANFRHLEAKGQPAVFYIHTWELDPEHPRVRFDWRAMITHYVNLSRTEGRLRRLLSEFRFAPLGELVSRGVADAH, from the coding sequence ATGCCCAACCCCGAACAGCGACTGACCCACGCCTTTTCCGTGGATGTGGAGGAGTGGTACCATCCCCTGCGCTTCTTCCAGAAGACGGACGGATACGGACCCAGCAGGCTGTGGCTGGGGCTTGAACGGCTGCTCGCCCTGCTGGATGAGCACGGCACCAAGGGCACATTCTTCTGGATCGCCGATGTTGCCGTCGCATGCCCCGAGGCGCTGCGCCTTGTCGCGGAGCAAGGGCACGAAATCGCGTGTCACAGTTACTCCCACGAGCACATGATCTACCATCAGACGCCCGCCGAGTTCAAAGCCGACACGGAGCGGGCGATGAAAACCCTTCAGGACATCTCGGGTGTCGAGGTCCGTGGCTTCCGGGCGCCCTGCTTCTCGATCACCGCACGTTCCCTCTGGGCCTTCGACATACTGGGGGAACTCGGGTTTGACTTCGACAGCAGCGTGTTTCCTGTGCACAATTGGCGCTACGGAATTCCGGGTTTCCGGGAAACACCCAACATGGTGGGGGACACGCACCCCCTGCTGGAAATCCCTCTCTCGGTACGGAAGGTGGCCGGTGTGAACATCCCGGCTGGAGGCGGAGCCTACTTCCGCATCTATCCCTACTGGCTGACCGCCGCCAACTTTCGCCACCTGGAAGCCAAGGGGCAACCTGCTGTGTTCTATATCCACACCTGGGAACTGGATCCCGAGCATCCGCGTGTCAGGTTCGACTGGCGGGCAATGATCACCCACTATGTCAATCTGAGCCGGACGGAGGGACGCCTTCGGCGGCTGCTGTCCGAGTTCCGTTTCGCGCCACTCGGCGAGCTGGTATCCCGAGGTGTCGCCGATGCCCACTGA
- a CDS encoding glycosyltransferase family 4 protein produces MTSLLAGKRIVIIIEGISIPAYTKLWDMARALRDAGAEITVICPATLGAKPGFERLEDIDIHRHPLYEANTPYGFILEYAGALLFESWILLKILLRGKINVIHGASPPDLIFLLALPLRLFGVKFVFDHHDISPEMYEAKFRKRGWLHGLLKVMEYLSYRTCSLSIEPNKSYVDVALGRGGMKLENTVVVRSAPNLERIKLRSPNQLHRKGRDHLVGYVGVIEKQDCLDLLLQAISTITAKRSDVQFAVIGDGTELERIKQLASALELDAFITFHGWIDSDEMLCEILSTCDLCVGPDGYSDYADWCTTIKILEYMAMRKPMVLFDLKESRVSAGESALYARPDDVDEFAANICRLLDDEALRHQLGDAGYCRIMNGMSWESQQEILIRAYAELLGRTATAAAPTSDGARAGDGQR; encoded by the coding sequence ATGACTTCATTGCTCGCCGGAAAACGAATAGTCATCATCATCGAGGGAATCAGTATACCTGCGTACACCAAACTGTGGGATATGGCCAGAGCATTGCGTGACGCAGGAGCGGAAATTACGGTGATCTGTCCCGCTACTCTGGGCGCGAAACCAGGATTCGAGCGACTCGAAGATATCGATATCCATCGCCACCCCTTGTATGAAGCGAACACTCCCTACGGTTTCATTCTGGAATATGCAGGTGCCCTCCTGTTCGAATCATGGATTCTGTTGAAGATCCTCCTGCGCGGGAAGATCAACGTAATCCACGGAGCCAGTCCACCAGACCTGATTTTCCTCCTGGCGCTTCCCTTGCGTTTGTTCGGTGTGAAGTTCGTCTTCGATCACCACGACATCTCACCCGAGATGTATGAGGCGAAATTCCGCAAACGCGGATGGCTCCATGGCCTGCTCAAAGTCATGGAGTATCTCTCGTACCGGACCTGTTCCTTGTCCATCGAACCGAACAAGTCCTACGTGGACGTTGCTCTCGGTCGGGGGGGCATGAAGCTGGAGAATACGGTTGTGGTACGCAGTGCGCCCAACCTGGAGCGTATCAAGCTCCGGTCGCCGAATCAGCTGCATCGCAAGGGAAGGGACCATCTGGTCGGATACGTCGGAGTCATTGAAAAGCAGGACTGCCTTGACCTGCTCCTGCAGGCCATCAGCACAATCACGGCCAAGCGCTCCGATGTCCAGTTCGCTGTCATCGGAGACGGCACAGAACTCGAACGGATCAAGCAACTGGCCAGTGCCCTTGAACTGGATGCTTTCATCACGTTCCATGGCTGGATCGACTCGGATGAGATGCTGTGTGAAATTCTCTCCACCTGTGACCTGTGCGTTGGTCCGGATGGCTACAGCGACTATGCGGACTGGTGTACGACGATCAAGATCCTGGAATACATGGCCATGCGGAAACCGATGGTTCTCTTCGATCTGAAGGAATCTCGCGTCTCGGCCGGGGAATCCGCATTGTACGCCCGACCGGATGACGTGGATGAGTTTGCTGCCAACATCTGCAGGCTGCTCGACGACGAGGCCCTGAGACATCAGCTTGGCGATGCCGGATATTGCAGGATCATGAACGGAATGAGCTGGGAATCGCAGCAGGAGATTCTGATCCGCGCTTACGCGGAACTGCTGGGCCGGACGGCCACAGCGGCGGCGCCGACCAGTGATGGGGCGCGGGCCGGCGACGGCCAGCGCTGA
- a CDS encoding thioredoxin family protein — protein sequence MNVSQSQLPSSGNSEPPPDRKRMFHFWRCFWLTFLVLALAYAWYSFYVPTSSIAWADNYTSAQHQAADTGKPMILYFSGEWCVPCRIMKRQVWADEEVKTSVSSQFIPVEIDVDNPDNAAVLARYNVGGSPVTIITDPQGNALRWRVGGIGKSEFLELLRAPSVSSAMDP from the coding sequence ATGAATGTGTCACAATCCCAATTGCCATCGTCCGGCAATTCAGAGCCACCGCCGGACCGAAAGAGAATGTTTCATTTCTGGCGCTGCTTCTGGCTGACATTCCTCGTTCTTGCACTTGCGTACGCTTGGTACAGCTTCTATGTCCCCACCAGCAGTATCGCCTGGGCTGACAACTACACGTCGGCTCAGCATCAGGCCGCCGACACCGGCAAACCGATGATTCTCTACTTTTCCGGCGAATGGTGTGTCCCCTGTCGGATCATGAAACGACAAGTGTGGGCTGATGAGGAGGTGAAGACATCTGTCAGTTCGCAATTCATTCCTGTGGAAATTGACGTGGACAACCCAGACAATGCTGCGGTGTTGGCACGTTACAACGTCGGCGGCTCGCCCGTCACGATCATAACCGATCCACAGGGAAATGCTTTGCGATGGCGAGTTGGGGGGATCGGCAAATCTGAATTCCTGGAATTGCTCAGGGCGCCGAGTGTATCCTCTGCAATGGACCCGTGA
- a CDS encoding HigA family addiction module antidote protein: protein MPTKSKSSTTTSESGRRLPLKRPPAHPGDMLLEEFIKPLGVTQVELAQRLGVSYPRLNEIIKGRRSVTPDTAMRLSRVLGMTADFWLGLQHDWDLWHAMNSPAAKEISRLKPLVIVGTHIA, encoded by the coding sequence GTGCCCACGAAGTCGAAATCATCGACTACCACTAGCGAAAGTGGACGGAGACTTCCGCTCAAGCGCCCGCCTGCACATCCTGGCGACATGCTGCTCGAGGAGTTCATCAAGCCTCTGGGTGTAACGCAAGTTGAGTTGGCGCAAAGGCTGGGAGTCTCATATCCTCGTCTGAACGAGATCATCAAGGGTCGCCGTTCTGTCACACCGGATACTGCCATGCGGTTGTCTCGGGTTCTTGGGATGACCGCGGACTTCTGGCTTGGCCTGCAGCATGATTGGGATTTGTGGCACGCGATGAATAGTCCTGCTGCGAAAGAGATCTCGCGATTGAAGCCACTTGTGATTGTTGGGACACATATCGCCTAA
- a CDS encoding DUF1801 domain-containing protein, with protein MSKLPVQEGDVGVQAWLDNVKPEHQGLVKRVDALIREMIPEVRCTIKWRKPSQPLGVPFYGTPGKGWVVAMWSFKDRVGVGFIAGTLLDPEPPVTSMSGPWNRGADYKARRIDIHNENDLDEKQMRRWLKQVKKLPGWSSKSPELAVEE; from the coding sequence ATGAGCAAACTACCTGTACAAGAGGGCGATGTGGGTGTCCAGGCCTGGCTCGACAACGTGAAGCCTGAGCATCAAGGCCTGGTCAAGCGAGTCGATGCTCTCATCAGAGAAATGATTCCTGAGGTGCGGTGTACGATCAAATGGCGAAAACCATCCCAGCCGCTTGGCGTGCCGTTCTATGGCACCCCCGGCAAAGGGTGGGTCGTTGCCATGTGGTCCTTCAAGGACCGGGTGGGCGTCGGCTTCATCGCTGGCACGCTGCTCGATCCCGAACCACCGGTTACGAGCATGTCCGGCCCGTGGAACCGGGGAGCGGATTACAAAGCTCGCCGGATCGACATCCACAACGAGAACGATCTTGACGAAAAACAAATGCGCCGCTGGCTGAAGCAAGTCAAGAAGTTGCCGGGATGGTCAAGCAAGAGTCCGGAACTGGCTGTCGAAGAGTGA
- a CDS encoding HIT family protein, whose amino-acid sequence MGDCVFCKILAGDIPGTFVYQDDVCAALLDIQPVNPGHLLVIPVQHARYLANLDEGTAGHLMRIAHRMAAGLRRSGLRCEGTNLFLADGEAAMQEVPHVHLHVFPRFQGDGIGVRFGPVYENKPTREVLEEAGGRIRDALAHGGKAF is encoded by the coding sequence ATGGGTGACTGTGTGTTCTGCAAGATCCTAGCTGGGGATATCCCGGGAACATTTGTCTATCAAGACGATGTGTGCGCGGCGCTACTCGACATCCAACCAGTGAATCCCGGTCACCTGCTTGTGATTCCGGTCCAGCACGCGCGCTACCTCGCGAATCTGGATGAGGGGACAGCGGGCCATCTGATGCGCATCGCGCATCGAATGGCAGCGGGGCTTCGGCGAAGTGGGCTTCGGTGCGAAGGTACCAACCTGTTCTTGGCTGATGGAGAGGCTGCAATGCAGGAGGTGCCCCATGTCCACCTTCACGTGTTTCCGCGGTTCCAAGGTGATGGAATCGGGGTGCGCTTCGGTCCGGTGTACGAGAACAAGCCAACGCGAGAGGTTTTGGAAGAAGCCGGGGGGCGGATTCGCGACGCTCTTGCGCATGGCGGAAAGGCCTTCTAA
- a CDS encoding AbrB/MazE/SpoVT family DNA-binding domain-containing protein produces the protein MVKEVAARKVGGSIGTTIPKDMAERLHIVPGDRLFAIETDNGILLTPFDPVTQQALKLATETAKKYREALRELAK, from the coding sequence ATGGTCAAAGAAGTCGCCGCTCGCAAAGTCGGGGGTTCCATCGGAACCACTATCCCTAAAGACATGGCTGAACGCCTTCACATCGTACCCGGCGATCGCTTGTTCGCCATCGAGACGGACAACGGCATCTTGCTGACACCATTCGATCCAGTTACCCAGCAAGCCTTGAAGCTGGCTACAGAGACAGCCAAAAAGTACCGCGAAGCATTGCGGGAACTGGCCAAATAG